One Solanum pennellii chromosome 10, SPENNV200 genomic region harbors:
- the LOC107002547 gene encoding uncharacterized protein LOC107002547: protein MASTEGLMPITRAFLSSYYDKYPFSPLSQDVSRLTDEIHSMAKNLQKDAPLTEGESSLVLEAESHPPHKVDENLWKNREQLEEILFLFESSNWPPALQLQSTTEDVELVSVLERLGEKFRSTLKSLQTFQSKNSEFVFNTVMTYMPQDFRGTLIRQQRERSERNKQAEVDALINSGGSIRDRYALLWNQQMERRRQLAQLGSATGVYKTLVKYLVGVPQVLLDFVQKINDDDGPMEEQRQRYGPPLYSLTKMVLNIRLFLSLLWRRFGAGKLSRSQITVLEEAVDIYTSEFQRFITFIRDVFANSPFFITAEEAGTLEARKSDEYKEVSVPAGKSHEVSLTVDAINSYIAWDFSLVQGRVDMDIGFSMEYTDPSGQKTQILPYRRYGADQGNFCTCLSGNYKLIWDNSYSTFFKKVLRFKVDCIPPVVEPVLSSD from the exons ATGGCGTCAACGGAGGGGCTGATGCCAATAACCAGAGCTTTCTTGTCTTCTTATTATGATAAATACCCATTTTCCCCTCTTTCTCAAGATGTATCGCGTCTTACTGATGAAATTCATTCCATGGCTAAGAATCTGCAGAAAGATGCTCCTTTAACAGAAG GAGAAAGTTCATTAGTCCTTGAAGCGGAGAGTCACCCTCCTCACAAAGTTGACGAGAATTTGTGGAAGAACCGAGAACAACTTGAAGAAATACTTTTCCTATTTGAAAGCTCCAATTGGCCACCAGCG CTTCAATTGCAGTCAACCACTGAAGATGTTGAACTTGTTTCTGTCCTTGAACGGCTAGGAGAAAAATTCCGAAGTACATTGAAGAGTTTGCAAACTTTCCAGTCAAAGAATTCTGAGTTCGTCTTCAACACTG TGATGACCTACATGCCACAAGATTTTCGTGGTACACTAATAAGGCAACAGAGGGAGCGTTCTGAGAGAAATAAGCAGGCCGAAGTTGATGCTCTAATCAATTCTGGTGGAAGTATTCGTGATCGATATGCTCTGCTATGGAATCAACAGATGGAACG GAGACGGCAACTGGCTCAACTGGGTTCTGCTACAGGTGTCTATAAGACACTGGTGAAGTATTTAGTTGGAGTCCCACAG GTTCTGTTGGATTTTGTTCAGAAAATAAACGACGATGATGG GCCAATGGAAGAGCAGCGACAACGTTATGGTCCACCTTTGTACAGCCTCACAAAAATGGTGCTCAACATTCgactttttctttctctgcTTTGGCGACGCTTTGGAGCTGGAAAACT GTCAAGGAGTCAAATTACGGTCTTGGAAGAAGCAGTAGATATCTACACATCCGAGTTCCAAagattcatcacattcattCG AGACGTATTTGCAAATTCCCCTTTCTTTATTACTGCAGAAGAAGCTGGTACATTAGAAGCCAG AAAAAGTGATGAGTACAAGGAAGTGAGTGTTCCAGCAGGAAAAAGTCATGAG GTATCATTGACAGTCGATGCCATAAATTCATACATTGCGTGGGATTTCTCTTTGGTTCAAGGCAGAGTGGATATG GACATAGGCTTTAGCATGGAGTATACGGATCCTTCCGGACAGAAGACG CAAATCTTACCTTATCGACGATATGGAGCTGACCAA GGGAACTTCTGTACGTGCCTGTCTGGAAACTACAAACTCATATGGGATAATTCTTATTCGACATTTTTCAAGAAG GTCTTGCGATTCAAGGTGGACTGTATACCTCCAGTTGTAGAACCAGTGCTTTCATCTGATTAA